A window of the Cicer arietinum cultivar CDC Frontier isolate Library 1 chromosome 6, Cicar.CDCFrontier_v2.0, whole genome shotgun sequence genome harbors these coding sequences:
- the LOC101492785 gene encoding GATA transcription factor 11-like, with amino-acid sequence MKTNWFFDQNFNGVSEDILEDVIEFFDFRLDDVELTDVVEEDWNAQFKHLEEPSLGVFSVPSSGLCGEIETQNEKPKLGKSFSAAELSHIDGRNIVNSSLKDRQVLLAKTAGPAYGKTIPIQNVSFNGKDLRRCQTYSPVSVFESSSYSSVDNFNFELPVIPAKRPRSKCRRRLSTFDKLFSIPFISTPPAFRKRQRLAASESVCRVQRKQRKTDSIRMKSQESVAPRKCMHCEVTETPQWREGPKGPKTLCNACGVRYRSGRLFPEYRPAASPTFEASSHSNSHKKVLEMRNKASQETFKGSSMLYLSSNLPGSSV; translated from the exons ATGAAGACCAATTGGTTTTTTGACCAGAATTTTAATGGTGTGTCGGAGGATATTCTTGAAGATGTCATTGAGTTTTTTGATTTTCGACTTGATGATGTGGAACTAACTGATGTTGTTGAAGAAGATTGGAATGCTCAATTCAAACACCTTGAAGAGCCATCTCTTGGTGTTTTTTCAGTACCATCTTCTGGGTTGTGTGGCGAAATCGAAACTCAAAATGAGAAACCGAAACTTGGGAAGAGTTTCTCTGCTGCT GAACTTTCTCATATTGATGGAAGAAATATTGTTAATTCAAGCTTAAAAGATCGACAAGTACTT CTAGCTAAGACTGCTGGACCTGCATATGGAAAAACTATTCCCATTCAAAATGTCTCTTTCAACGGAAAAGATCTGCGCCGATGCCAAACCTACAGCCCAGTTTCAGTTTTTGAAAGCAGTAGTTATTCCTCGGTTGATAATTTCAACTTTGAATTACCAGTGATCCCAGCAAAGCGTCCTCGCAGTAAATGTCGCCGGCGTCTCTCAACCTTTGACAAGCTCTTCTCAATTCCATTCATCTCTACTCCACCCGCTTTTCGTAAACGTCAAAGGCTAGCTGCTTCTGAATCGGTATGCCGAGTCCAAAGAAAGCAGCGGAAAACGGATAGTATTCGGATGAAATCACAGGAATCAGTTGCTCCAAGAAAATGCATGCATTGCGAGGTGACAGAGACACCGCAATGGAGAGAGGGACCTAAGGGTCCTAAGACACTATGCAATGCTTGTGGAGTTCGATACAGGTCCGGTCGTCTATTTCCTGAATACAGGCCTGCAGCTAGCCCCACATTTGAAGCATCATCGCACTCAAATTCTCACAAGAAGGTCTTAGAAATGAGGAACAAGGCCAGCCAGGAGACTTTTAAAGGTTCTTCCATGTTGTATTTATCATCAAACCTTCCAGGAAGTTCGGTATGA